The Sporosarcina ureae genomic sequence CTTCCGATTCCAATATATCATTTTGGATCGGACCTTTCACTTTGAATGCTACATTTCCGTGACGACCACTAGCTGCGTGAGGATTGGATGAGGTAACTAATGCCGCTTGTTCTGTCACGAGAGTTTTTCGGTGATTTGCTTTAACGTTCAACAACTTCAGATAAGATGAAAACTTCACGTCAGGCGCATCACTCGCCAAGAAGTTCGGGAAACGGTTTTCCCCATTAAAATCAAACCACTGAAGGAAGATGCGGTATATCCCAGAGTATAGAGGCATCGAATCACGCAAAGGCTCCAAGTCTGTATACACTACTTGTACACCTGCTTTTTCCAATGCTTTAAACCATTCTGACTCATAGGATTCATAGCCGGTATTCACTGGATCCGTTATGTAGACGATTGGCATGTCAGGGAACTCTTCCTTTTTCTTGACAAGGACATCTGTTAGTTGATCCGCAATTTGAGGAAAATCTTCTTTTTCATCGTAGTAATCATCCATTAAAAAGAAATCGAGTACGACAAACTCTTGTGCATCTTCAATCATTTGAAATACTTCATTGAATATACGAAGTTCTGATTTGTAGTGATCTTTCGACTTCGTCTTAGAGTACGTTAAATCATAGATGAACTCCACATCCTCTACTTGATGAAGATCCCCTTTATAGGAAATACCGGGTGGCAATGGCTTATACGTTTGCCAAAGCATGACACCCATATAAAGCAATGCAACGAAAAGCAGCACATAGGAGGCTATACTTTTTTTAGTCATTTTACGCTTCTCTTTCGTCACAAGCTCTCTCCTCTTTCACTCACTTATTTGGAATCCCAGTTCACGAACACTT encodes the following:
- a CDS encoding phospholipase D family protein, with the protein product MTKEKRKMTKKSIASYVLLFVALLYMGVMLWQTYKPLPPGISYKGDLHQVEDVEFIYDLTYSKTKSKDHYKSELRIFNEVFQMIEDAQEFVVLDFFLMDDYYDEKEDFPQIADQLTDVLVKKKEEFPDMPIVYITDPVNTGYESYESEWFKALEKAGVQVVYTDLEPLRDSMPLYSGIYRIFLQWFDFNGENRFPNFLASDAPDVKFSSYLKLLNVKANHRKTLVTEQAALVTSSNPHAASGRHGNVAFKVKGPIQNDILESEEAVLQYSSGGKLPRIETGEQKGPYQVQYLTESKVMDALVSDIKKAKKDDIIRMGMFYLSEQQVIQPLEEAANRGVHVEIVLDPNENSFGSKKSGLPNRPVVQEIRENTDDKIKVRWYNTVIGQYHTKLVTVQTADKTYITNGSSNITERTLRDYNLEANLRIIAPTDSELTDEINAYFDRIWNNEDALYTLDVEEYQNSLTFFQRGIYALQRWAKLTSY